One Ignavibacterium sp. DNA segment encodes these proteins:
- a CDS encoding heavy metal translocating P-type ATPase, with product MIEVKKISLPVEGMTCASCVARVEKTVSKVEGIKNVSVNLATEKVSFDYDPQLVDLKDVAAKIEDAGYKLDITETTKEEIPETELKTSNTDYQLELKKNLIFSIIMTIPIAIINMGIMWEDFFLNNHLNAEQINKILLILTTPVIFISGRRFFSIFWKNLKHFTADMNSLVAVGTGSAYTYSLLVTLFPEMFPHHQNISHVYFDTTAVIITLILLGRWLEAKAKSKTGTAIKKLFELQPKTALVKENNLEIEKPLSEIKTGDIIIIKPGAKIPADGLIISGSSAIDESMITGESVPVEKIIGSKVIGGTINTNGYFEFEITDIGKNSVLGHIIKLVEDAQGSKAPIQNIADKVASIFVPSVIIIAILTFIYWLVFAQSDLSIALINFVAVLIIACPCALGLATPTALIVAMGKAAHNGILFKDGESLEELHRADTIVFDKTGTLTEGKLSIKNFFFDGISEKEFFSVLASLEKRSDHPLAKAVIDYAADKDVNYYETEEFENRSGKGLIAKINNKVILAGNAQLMQENKISVERFSKELSNENIKNTSIIFLAVEKELKGFVTVVDSIKPTSKEVIDGLKKINVTPVLSSGDNENTTKKIAALAGIEKYFAEVTPHNKLLKIKELQSENKKVVMVGDGINDAPALAQSDIGIAIGTGTDVAIESAGVVLLSGDLKGVLKAIKLSNKTISVIKQNLFWAFIYNVIGIPLAALGMLNPMFAALAMSLSSVSVISNSLRLKNSKL from the coding sequence ATGATCGAAGTAAAGAAAATATCACTTCCGGTTGAAGGAATGACTTGTGCAAGCTGTGTTGCCCGAGTTGAAAAGACAGTTTCTAAAGTTGAGGGAATAAAGAATGTCAGTGTTAATCTGGCAACAGAAAAAGTTTCATTCGATTATGATCCTCAATTGGTTGATTTGAAAGATGTTGCTGCAAAAATTGAAGATGCTGGATATAAACTTGATATTACTGAAACAACTAAAGAAGAAATACCGGAAACTGAGTTAAAAACATCAAATACTGATTATCAACTGGAGTTAAAAAAGAATCTTATCTTTTCAATCATTATGACAATACCCATTGCAATTATTAATATGGGTATAATGTGGGAAGATTTTTTTCTGAATAATCATTTAAATGCTGAACAGATAAACAAAATTCTACTCATTCTTACTACTCCGGTTATATTTATATCCGGCAGAAGATTTTTTTCAATATTCTGGAAAAATCTTAAGCACTTTACTGCTGATATGAATTCTCTGGTAGCTGTTGGAACTGGTTCGGCTTATACATATAGTCTGCTGGTTACACTTTTTCCAGAAATGTTTCCACATCATCAAAACATCAGCCATGTTTATTTTGATACGACTGCAGTGATAATTACTTTAATATTATTAGGAAGATGGCTTGAAGCAAAAGCTAAATCAAAGACAGGTACAGCAATAAAGAAACTATTTGAGCTGCAGCCAAAAACAGCACTTGTAAAAGAGAATAATCTTGAAATTGAAAAACCACTAAGCGAAATAAAAACCGGTGATATAATTATAATTAAGCCAGGGGCAAAAATCCCAGCCGATGGTTTAATTATTTCCGGTTCATCAGCAATTGACGAATCAATGATAACCGGTGAAAGTGTGCCGGTAGAAAAAATCATCGGTTCAAAAGTAATCGGCGGTACTATAAACACTAACGGATACTTTGAATTTGAAATCACCGATATCGGAAAGAACTCAGTGCTTGGTCATATTATAAAACTTGTTGAAGACGCTCAGGGATCAAAAGCGCCTATACAAAATATTGCAGATAAAGTTGCATCTATCTTTGTTCCTTCAGTTATTATCATAGCAATCTTAACTTTTATTTATTGGTTAGTATTTGCCCAGTCAGATTTGAGTATTGCTTTAATAAATTTTGTTGCTGTTTTGATAATTGCCTGCCCCTGTGCACTTGGTTTGGCAACTCCAACAGCGCTGATAGTTGCAATGGGAAAAGCTGCACATAATGGGATATTGTTCAAAGACGGTGAGAGTCTTGAAGAACTGCACAGAGCAGATACAATTGTCTTTGATAAAACTGGCACCTTAACCGAAGGTAAGCTTTCGATAAAAAATTTCTTTTTTGATGGAATTTCTGAGAAAGAATTCTTCTCAGTTTTAGCTTCACTCGAAAAAAGATCCGATCATCCGCTTGCAAAAGCTGTTATAGACTATGCCGCTGATAAAGATGTTAATTATTATGAAACAGAAGAGTTTGAAAACAGATCAGGCAAAGGACTAATTGCAAAAATCAACAATAAAGTTATTCTTGCAGGTAACGCTCAATTGATGCAGGAAAATAAGATTTCAGTTGAACGGTTTTCTAAAGAATTATCAAATGAAAATATAAAGAATACATCCATAATTTTTTTAGCTGTTGAAAAAGAATTGAAAGGATTCGTAACTGTAGTTGATTCAATTAAACCAACTTCAAAAGAAGTAATTGACGGGTTGAAAAAGATTAATGTAACTCCTGTTCTTTCTTCAGGGGATAACGAAAACACTACAAAAAAAATTGCAGCACTGGCTGGAATTGAAAAATATTTTGCAGAGGTTACGCCTCATAACAAATTATTAAAGATAAAAGAATTGCAGTCTGAAAATAAAAAAGTAGTTATGGTTGGTGATGGTATAAATGATGCCCCTGCATTGGCACAAAGCGATATAGGAATTGCAATTGGTACAGGGACAGATGTTGCAATTGAAAGCGCCGGTGTTGTGTTATTAAGCGGTGATCTTAAAGGCGTTTTAAAAGCAATAAAACTTTCCAACAAAACAATCAGCGTTATTAAACAAAACCTTTTCTGGGCATTTATTTATAATGTAATCGGGATTCCCCTTGCTGCATTAGGAATGCTTAATCCAATGTTTGCTGCATTAGCAATGTCTCTTAGCTCAGTATCTGTAATAAGTAATTCACTTAGACTTAAGAACAGTAAACTTTAA
- a CDS encoding T9SS type A sorting domain-containing protein, which produces MKKMIIILFLLGSLEFAFGQIASDYFPEQTGYKWNYELIPLDSLNNRVDSLKFYGIDSFYVEAPFNGRDSKIVLTKTGALNTINIQPFIDSLFYSFSGSNGFEYFDPNLLSGLLGNLDSTLGVNFLSFFNSLKGWYSYYRFASTVNQEYVIFSKDTIIAVNSVNYPIRFQLIGKRLSDEIISTDIGSFTCKKFLLERRLSYTQLIPIIIKLFGVEETIWLAPSNWKVKSYIPSTHLNLSWINGPVFTIPGLETNIKDQITNVDDKSVKPLMFELYQNYPNPFNPLTKIKYSLLNSEFVLLKVFDILGNEIKILVSEIKPAGIHEVVFEAENNLASGTYFYELKVGGQVNSRKMILIK; this is translated from the coding sequence ATGAAAAAAATGATTATCATCCTATTTCTTCTTGGAAGTCTGGAATTTGCCTTTGGACAGATAGCCTCTGATTATTTTCCGGAGCAAACTGGTTATAAATGGAATTATGAATTAATTCCGCTTGATTCTTTAAACAACCGGGTTGATTCTTTAAAATTTTATGGTATAGATTCTTTTTATGTTGAAGCACCTTTTAATGGAAGAGATTCAAAAATTGTTCTTACTAAAACCGGGGCATTGAATACAATAAACATCCAGCCTTTTATAGATTCACTTTTTTACAGTTTTAGCGGCTCAAATGGATTTGAATATTTTGACCCGAATTTATTATCAGGACTGCTCGGTAATCTGGATTCAACATTAGGAGTAAACTTCCTAAGTTTCTTTAATTCCTTAAAAGGCTGGTATTCATATTACAGATTTGCAAGCACAGTAAATCAGGAGTATGTAATTTTCAGCAAGGACACAATCATAGCTGTTAATTCAGTTAATTACCCGATCAGGTTTCAATTAATTGGTAAAAGATTAAGTGATGAAATAATAAGCACTGATATAGGGAGTTTTACTTGTAAAAAGTTTTTACTTGAGAGACGACTCAGTTATACACAGCTTATTCCGATCATAATTAAATTATTTGGAGTGGAAGAAACTATCTGGCTGGCACCTTCAAACTGGAAAGTTAAAAGCTATATTCCCTCAACTCATTTAAATTTGTCTTGGATTAATGGTCCTGTTTTTACAATACCTGGGCTGGAAACAAACATCAAAGATCAAATAACTAATGTTGATGATAAGTCTGTTAAGCCATTGATGTTTGAGTTATATCAGAATTATCCAAATCCATTTAACCCGTTAACTAAAATAAAGTATTCATTGCTGAACTCTGAGTTTGTTTTGTTAAAGGTATTTGATATTCTTGGTAATGAAATCAAAATATTAGTAAGTGAAATAAAACCTGCAGGCATACACGAAGTTGTGTTTGAGGCTGAAAATAATTTAGCATCAGGAACATATTTTTACGAGTTAAAGGTTGGCGGTCAGGTTAATTCCAGAAAGATGATTTTAATCAAATAA
- a CDS encoding cation transporter — translation METTFKIDGMSCNHCVMAVKKEIQKLDVDSLDVKIGEAIVKFDEKKVSESQIKEAITEAGYTVIQ, via the coding sequence ATGGAAACAACATTTAAAATTGATGGAATGAGCTGTAATCATTGTGTAATGGCAGTAAAGAAAGAAATACAAAAACTTGATGTTGATAGTCTTGATGTAAAAATCGGTGAAGCAATTGTAAAATTTGATGAAAAGAAAGTAAGTGAATCCCAGATAAAAGAAGCGATAACTGAAGCAGGTTATACAGTAATTCAATAA
- the pepF gene encoding oligoendopeptidase F yields MKNLIFNTDNSIIEIPTRDQIDERYKWNLSDIYTTDVQWENDFNWVSDNIVKYKTFEGRLNNSSDLLACLKFDEEVGIKLERLNLYAMLSKDSNMRDTRYQRMDGRYKSLYAQILTASSFIKPEILRIDENKITEMLNSNAELRVYKHWFDDLLRFRKHTLDKEQEELLAMADEITQIPYNTYSLFTNADLEFPKVIDEDGNSVEISHSRYYAALYSKDRTYREDAFKAYLSVYRKNANSLSALFNGNIKTNIFYARTRKYKSAREAALFRNNIPLSVYDNLIKSLSDNMEPMYRWALLKKKLLKIDELHPFDVYVTVFDPKLEKKYPYDQAVKLVLDSLKIMGDDYLGSLNKAFENRWIDVYETKAKRSGAYSSGTTFGVHPYVLLNWTDLLNDVFTLAHEMGHNMHSYYTGLTQPYIYANYSIFLAEVASTFNENLLLDHLIKISETSDEKLFLLEKYLNNITTTVYRQVMFAEFEMLTHSKVENGEVLTPDILCKLYKDVYQKYWGDKMIVDEEESYTWARVPHFYYNFYVYQYATGFAASEALAAKVKSEGKPAVNKYLDFLKAGSSDYPINILKNAGVDMNSPEPILTVTKKMNQIIDEVEKLI; encoded by the coding sequence ATGAAAAATCTAATTTTTAATACAGATAATTCAATTATTGAAATTCCAACCAGGGATCAAATTGATGAAAGATATAAGTGGAATCTTTCAGACATTTATACAACTGATGTTCAATGGGAAAATGATTTTAATTGGGTTAGTGATAATATTGTTAAATATAAAACTTTTGAAGGACGTCTTAATAATTCGTCTGATCTTTTAGCCTGCTTAAAATTTGATGAAGAAGTTGGTATTAAACTGGAGCGTTTAAATCTGTATGCTATGCTCTCAAAAGATAGTAATATGCGTGATACAAGATATCAGAGAATGGATGGAAGATACAAAAGTCTTTATGCACAGATACTTACTGCAAGTTCGTTTATAAAACCGGAAATATTAAGGATTGATGAAAATAAAATTACTGAGATGTTAAATAGTAATGCTGAGCTGAGGGTTTATAAACATTGGTTTGATGATTTGTTAAGATTCAGAAAGCATACCTTAGATAAAGAGCAGGAAGAACTTCTTGCTATGGCTGATGAAATTACACAAATACCTTATAATACATATTCGTTATTTACTAATGCTGATTTGGAATTTCCAAAAGTAATTGATGAAGATGGAAATTCAGTTGAGATTTCTCATTCGCGTTATTATGCTGCTTTGTATTCAAAGGACAGAACATATCGTGAAGATGCATTCAAGGCATATCTATCTGTTTACCGGAAAAATGCAAACTCTTTAAGTGCCTTATTTAATGGAAATATTAAAACTAATATTTTTTATGCAAGAACAAGAAAATATAAATCAGCAAGAGAAGCTGCATTATTTAGAAACAATATTCCTTTATCGGTTTATGATAATCTGATAAAATCTTTAAGCGATAATATGGAACCTATGTATCGCTGGGCTTTACTTAAGAAAAAATTATTAAAGATCGATGAGCTTCATCCTTTTGATGTTTATGTAACTGTATTTGATCCCAAGCTGGAAAAGAAATATCCATACGACCAAGCTGTAAAACTTGTTCTGGATTCCTTAAAAATAATGGGTGATGATTACTTAGGATCTTTGAACAAGGCATTTGAGAACCGCTGGATTGATGTTTATGAAACCAAAGCAAAAAGAAGCGGGGCATATTCATCTGGAACAACTTTTGGGGTGCATCCTTATGTACTTTTAAACTGGACTGATCTGTTAAATGACGTATTTACTCTTGCTCACGAAATGGGGCATAATATGCACTCCTATTATACAGGCTTAACACAACCATATATTTACGCTAACTATTCCATTTTTCTTGCAGAGGTTGCATCTACATTTAATGAAAATCTGCTGCTCGATCATCTGATAAAGATTTCTGAAACATCAGATGAGAAATTATTCTTACTTGAAAAATATCTTAATAACATAACAACAACTGTTTACAGACAAGTTATGTTTGCGGAGTTTGAAATGCTGACTCATTCCAAAGTAGAGAATGGAGAAGTTCTTACTCCGGATATACTTTGTAAACTTTACAAAGATGTTTATCAGAAGTACTGGGGTGATAAAATGATTGTTGATGAAGAAGAATCTTATACCTGGGCAAGAGTACCACACTTTTATTATAATTTTTATGTCTATCAGTATGCAACAGGATTTGCAGCTTCAGAAGCTTTAGCAGCAAAAGTAAAATCTGAAGGAAAACCTGCAGTTAATAAGTATCTGGATTTTCTGAAAGCAGGCAGTTCAGATTATCCGATAAATATCTTAAAAAATGCTGGCGTTGACATGAATTCGCCGGAACCGATTTTAACGGTAACAAAAAAAATGAATCAGATAATTGATGAAGTTGAAAAATTAATTTAA
- a CDS encoding guanosine monophosphate reductase — translation MKVYSKTELNSYSQSLTYDDISLIPTQISRIKSRTEASTNCNFLGLKLTVPVISSPMDSVTGIEMAKELTKLGSLGIINRFDSSLDAVLNAKNGKGIKAVSIALNTDLKTIEKIAEKKYLICIDTANANNKEVLKKTEAIKKKFDVKVIVGNIAHGDSLHQLENAGADAVRVGIGSGSVCTTSIQTGIGIGQVSSLLNICFSRAQKNLKIKIIADGGVKSPGDVAKAIALGADIVMLGRMLSGTRETPGEVIKYNGQLWKKYRGSASFGVKMRNEFIEGEETMVAYKGAVKNVIDGISDGLKSSMSYMNCLNLNELRKTETFAVLSNSSFLERLPRI, via the coding sequence ATGAAGGTATATTCAAAAACAGAACTAAACTCTTATAGTCAATCACTTACTTATGACGATATAAGCCTTATTCCTACACAGATTTCAAGAATAAAATCCAGAACAGAAGCCTCTACTAATTGTAATTTTTTAGGACTTAAACTAACTGTACCGGTAATTTCCAGTCCGATGGATTCTGTAACAGGAATTGAAATGGCAAAAGAACTGACAAAGCTGGGAAGTCTTGGCATTATAAACAGATTTGATTCTTCTTTGGATGCAGTGTTGAACGCAAAGAATGGAAAGGGTATAAAAGCTGTTTCAATCGCACTGAATACAGATTTAAAAACAATAGAAAAAATTGCCGAAAAGAAATATTTAATTTGTATTGATACAGCAAATGCCAATAATAAAGAGGTGCTTAAGAAAACTGAAGCGATAAAAAAGAAATTTGATGTAAAAGTTATAGTAGGAAATATAGCTCACGGTGATAGTTTACATCAGTTAGAAAATGCCGGAGCTGATGCTGTTAGAGTTGGAATAGGCAGTGGAAGTGTCTGTACAACTTCAATCCAAACAGGTATTGGGATTGGACAGGTTTCATCGCTTCTGAATATCTGCTTCTCAAGAGCTCAGAAAAATTTGAAAATTAAAATCATTGCCGACGGCGGAGTGAAGAGCCCCGGCGATGTTGCTAAGGCAATTGCGCTTGGTGCTGATATAGTTATGCTTGGCAGAATGCTTTCCGGAACAAGGGAAACTCCTGGTGAAGTAATTAAGTACAATGGACAACTCTGGAAAAAGTATCGCGGCTCAGCATCCTTTGGAGTAAAAATGAGAAATGAGTTTATTGAAGGTGAAGAAACAATGGTTGCATACAAAGGCGCTGTTAAAAATGTAATTGATGGAATTTCTGACGGACTTAAAAGTTCTATGAGTTATATGAATTGCCTTAATTTAAATGAATTACGAAAAACCGAAACTTTTGCAGTATTAAGCAACAGCTCATTTTTAGAAAGACTACCGCGAATTTAA